CCACCTTCCTTCCGGATAGGGGCCGTGAGGGGTTTATCGGTTTTTCGGCGGCAAGGGAATCTGAGCTAGCCGAATTTGTCAAGCGAGGGCGGACCGAGGCCCAAGACGAGACTTGCCCCCTTGCGAGAGGCCTTTGATAGCACCGGTCGGTTTGCCCATTGGCTTTGCGTCAGGGAGGCTGGTCGATGAAAGATTTTCCTTGACTCCGGCCAAGAAAGGTCATAGCTTAGGTAAGCATTTAAACAAGGTGGGGCATTGTCTTTCTACAAGGAACATGGGGAACTGGTTTTCGGGACCCGGCTGAGAAGAATCAGCGAAAGGTTCCTTGCCGACGTGTCGAGGGTGTATAAGACCCTCAACATACCTTTTGAGACGAGTTGGTTTCCGATCTTTTTTCTGCTCAACCAGAAAGGCGTGCTGTCCGTTAGCGAAATGGCCGCTGATCTGGAAATTACCCATTCCGGGGTGAGCCAAATGGTGGCCACCCTGGAGGCAAAGAACCTTGTCTCCTTCCTGAGTGACAGGAATGACAGGAGAAGACGACTTATTGCGTTTACCCAGCAAGGCCAGGAACTGATGGAAACCCTGAAGCCGATCTGGAAGACGATCCGCCGGGAGACGGAGAAGCTGCTGGCCGAAAGGGAGAACAGTTCTTACCTCACCGTCGCCTTGCAAGAACTTGAAGAATCAATGGAGAATAAAAGCATCTACGAACGGGTCATGTCTGCGCTTCGGGGATACCAGGTCGGTCAGGTCGATATCATTCCTTTTGATCCCAGCTTAAAGTACGAATACAGGGATCTGATCGTCCATTGGCTGATTGAGAGTGGGGAAGCGGAAATCGGTGATGAAGATTTGATCAACCATCCCGACAAAATAACCGAAGCTGGAAAAGCGGTCATATTTCTTGCCAGGGTCGAGAGAGTCTATGCCGGCGTCATCGCGGCTGAGATCGATATCCAAGGCGAATCGAAAATAGCGTTCTTCATCGTAGATGAGAAATGGCGTGGCCGACAGATTGGGCGGAGACTGTTGTCCCAACTGGCAGAGCAACTGCACGCGAGGCGGGTCAGGAAGGTTTCGGTCATGTTCGACCGTAGGTTTACTCACGCCGTCAAGCTCTTCAAAGATGTGGGGTTCACGCTCCAATCAGTAGTTCCGAGAGAGAATGTGACAGGGAACAAGAATATTACACTGCTTATGGAGCGCTATTTGGAATAGGGTCCGAGAACATGTACGGCCGGTATCACAAACAATCATTTAGAGAAGAAGCCACTGATAGTAAGATGAGCCGAGTTTTGAAATGGCACTGTGAGACTTTGAACCGGGATTTGAGAGATAAGATTCCTGACTGACAAGGACCCAAAGTGTTGGTTGGAAATCGGTCATATTCCAAGAATCAAGGGAGAAAGGACTATGCAAATTACCTCAGACCTTATGCTAAGGGCTTCGTTCAAGTACCTTGATCGAATGTCCCTCAAACGGGGCGAATCGTTGCTAATCATTACAGAGCCTCCGACGGACAGGCGCGTGGCAGAGGCCCTTTTTGATGCTGCCCTGCAGAAGGGTGCCAGCCCTACACTTATCGTGACTCCGTATCGTGGAGAGCACAATATCGATCCACCTCCTACGCTGGCCGTTGCCATGAAGTCGGCAGATGCTGCCATCACGCTCATTCCCTATGAGAGTGCTGATTTCTATACCAGAGCGTTTCTTGAGATGCTCCAGGGTGGAACCCGTATGCTCGGCTTCCTTAGTGCCACGGCTGAAGGTCTTGTCAGCCTGATCTATGAGCATGATTTTCTGGTTACGGATCGTATCTGCGAGGTTCTGGAAGAGGTGATCGCCAAGGCAAACACCGTTC
This sequence is a window from Deltaproteobacteria bacterium. Protein-coding genes within it:
- a CDS encoding MarR family transcriptional regulator — protein: MSFYKEHGELVFGTRLRRISERFLADVSRVYKTLNIPFETSWFPIFFLLNQKGVLSVSEMAADLEITHSGVSQMVATLEAKNLVSFLSDRNDRRRRLIAFTQQGQELMETLKPIWKTIRRETEKLLAERENSSYLTVALQELEESMENKSIYERVMSALRGYQVGQVDIIPFDPSLKYEYRDLIVHWLIESGEAEIGDEDLINHPDKITEAGKAVIFLARVERVYAGVIAAEIDIQGESKIAFFIVDEKWRGRQIGRRLLSQLAEQLHARRVRKVSVMFDRRFTHAVKLFKDVGFTLQSVVPRENVTGNKNITLLMERYLE